The Saprospiraceae bacterium genome includes a window with the following:
- a CDS encoding transcriptional repressor, with product MTASEKILKEHHLRVTPFRAEVLQIFTNAGKALSSHDIESQLSDADRITLYRTLKSFEEKGIIHKAIDGTITQKYALCDAHCDEDHHHDEHVHFHCEKCENTFCLDQVVVPNIELPSGFKVKHTNMVVNGVCKDCCN from the coding sequence ATGACAGCATCAGAAAAAATACTCAAAGAACACCATCTTCGGGTGACTCCATTCAGGGCTGAAGTACTGCAAATATTTACTAATGCCGGCAAAGCACTTTCATCTCATGATATAGAATCACAACTTTCTGATGCAGACAGGATCACTTTGTACAGGACACTGAAGAGCTTTGAAGAAAAAGGCATCATACACAAAGCCATAGATGGTACTATCACCCAAAAATATGCCTTATGTGATGCACACTGCGATGAAGACCACCACCATGATGAGCACGTACATTTTCACTGTGAAAAGTGTGAAAATACTTTTTGTTTGGATCAGGTAGTTGTCCCAAATATCGAACTCCCATCCGGCTTCAAAGTCAAACATACCAATATGGTGGTCAATGGGGTTTGTAAGGATTGTTGCAATTAA
- a CDS encoding methyltransferase domain-containing protein, translated as MLHEYDKTIAHHYNAYRPPLHKIILEKAINKDAKYKNGLDIGCGTGYSSVALANYCDHVTGVNPSKEMIDQAIQHKLVSYYLGSGDCLPDGIDKIDIVCFAGSLFYTKSPKLISELFTLRGKVLPVGGLKEKVLAARRTGITIINKYSSSLVVSLKKFYFMYL; from the coding sequence ATGCTACACGAGTATGACAAAACCATTGCTCACCATTACAATGCATATAGGCCTCCGCTGCATAAAATCATACTGGAGAAGGCTATAAACAAGGATGCAAAATATAAAAATGGCCTTGACATCGGGTGTGGTACGGGATATTCATCGGTTGCATTGGCGAACTATTGCGATCATGTGACAGGTGTGAATCCAAGTAAGGAAATGATAGATCAGGCAATACAACATAAGCTGGTTAGCTATTATCTTGGTTCGGGCGATTGTTTGCCCGATGGTATTGATAAGATAGATATTGTATGTTTTGCAGGTTCTCTATTTTATACAAAATCTCCAAAACTCATAAGTGAGCTGTTTACACTCCGGGGGAAAGTACTGCCTGTCGGTGGTTTAAAGGAAAAAGTCCTTGCAGCAAGAAGGACCGGCATCACGATTATTAATAAATATTCCTCCTCTTTGGTAGTAAGCCTTAAAAAATTTTATTTCATGTATCTCTGA